Genomic segment of Solidesulfovibrio fructosivorans JJ]:
GCCAGTCGCGGCGCGCCCCACGCGTGGGGCGGATGCGCTCGTCGCGCAGGTCGGCAAGCAGGTGCACGGGCTCGATGACGTCGCCCTCGCACACGGCCAGGGCCTTTTGCACGATGTTTTCCAGCTCGCGCACGTTGCCCGGGTATTCGTAGAGCAGGAGCTTGTCGAGGACCTCGGGCGAAAGCTGGACGCTGCGGCCCGAGGCGGCGGCGTGCTTGACCAGGAAATGGCGCGCCAGCTCCGGGATATCCTCGCGGCGTTCGGACAGGGGCGGCACGTGCACGGTGATGACGTCGAGGCGGTAGAAGAGGTCCTGGCGAAAGGCCCCGGTCTCCGATTCCTTGCGAAGGTCCTTGTTGGTGGCCGAGAGCACCCGGGCGTCCATGGGCGCTTCCTCGGTGCCGCCCACGCGCAAAAACGTGCGCTCCTGGAGCACGCGCAGGAGCTTGACCTGCATGGAAAGCGGCAGCTCGCCGATCTCGTCGAGGAAAAGCGTGCCCCCGGCGGCGGCCTCGATGAGCCCCTTGCGCCGGGCCCCGGCCCCGGTAAAGGCCTCGCGTTCGTGGCCGAACAGTTCGTTGCTGATGAGCTCCTCGGAAAACGCGCCGCAGTTGACGGCCATGAACCGCCCCTTGGACCGGGGGCTCAGGTCGTGGATGGTGCGGGCGACCAGCTCCTTGCCGGTGCCGGTCTCGCCGGTGATGAGCACGTTGCATTCAAGCCGCGCCACTTGCAGGATGGACTGGCGCAGGGCCTCCATGGGATCGCTGCCGCCGATGAGCCTCGAAAGCCCCGAGGCCGGATCGACGCTTTGGCGAAGCCGCGTGATCTCGCGGCGCATGGCGTTTTTTTCCAGGGCCTTGCCGACCTGGGCCAGCACCTCTTCCACATGGATGGGCTTGGAGACGTAGGTGAACGCCCCCAGGCGCATGGCCGTCACGGCCGTTTCCACGGCGGCGTGGCCCGTGACCACGATGACCTCGGTCTCGGGCGAACGGCGCTTGATGGCGGCCAAAAGCTCCATGCCGTCCATGCCCGGCATGCGCAGGTCCGTCAGCACCAGGTCGAAGGGTTCCCCGGCCAGAAGGATCAGGGCTTCGTTCCCATCCCCGGCGGCGCTGGCCCGGTGTCCGGCCTTGATCAGGATGTGGACGAGGTTTTCCCGGGCGATGGGCTCGTCGTCCACCACCAGCACGCGGGCGCGCTTCATGCCGGACCGTCCATCTTGCCCGCCCCGGCTTCGGACAGGGGCAGGCGGATGGTGAACACCGCCCCCTTACCCGGGGCGCTGTCCACGGTGATCTTGCCGGCGTGCTTTTCCACGATGCCGTAGACGATGGACAGCCCGAGCCCCGTGCCCTTGCCCTCCTCCTTGGTGGTGTAGAAGGGATCGAAGACGCGGCTTCGGATTTCCTCCGGGATGCCGGGGCCGGTGTCGGACACGGTGATGACGGCTTGGCCGGCGTCCGCGTCGCGCCTGGCGGCCAGGCTCACCTCGCCCTTGCCGTCCACGGCCTGGATGCCGTTTATGAGCAGGTTCAAAAGCGCTTCCTGAAGGCGCGAGGCGTCGGCCGGGATGACGAGGTCGTCCGGCACGTCGCTTGTCAGCCGCACGCCCGAGCCGCCCTGGCTGGACACCAGCCGCAACGTCCGCCCGGCAAGCTCGGACAGGGGCACCGGGCGCAGGGAGAATTCCCGGGCCCGGGAAAATTCCAGCAGCCCCTGCACGATGTCCCGCGCCCGCAGGGTTTCCTGGTGGATGTTGGCGAGCAGCTTACGCAAAAAGGCCGGGTCGGCGGTTTCCAGCTCGTCCAGGGCGATCTGGCTGGAGGTCGAGATGTTGTTGAGGGGGTTGTTGAGCTGATGGGCCACGCCGGCGGTCAGGGTGCCGATGGACGAGAGCTTTTTCGTCTGCACGAGCTGGTCCTGACGGCGCTCGATCTCGGCCACCATGCGGTTCATCGCCTCCATGACCTGCTCGATCTCGTCGTTGGTGTTGACGACCTGGATTTCCTTGAACCGGCCGGCGGCGATGTCCTGGGTGGCGGCGCGGATGATGCCCAGCGGCTTGAAAATCTTGCGGAACATGAGCAACGGCAAGGCCACGCCCAGGGCCACGGACACGGACACGGCCAAAAGGAGCTGGGCCCCGAGCAGCCGGATCAGCGCCCGGATGCGCCCACGCTCGAATTCCACCACCGCGTCGGCGGCCTCGGTAAGGCCTTTGCCCACCTCGCGCAGCTTAAGCGCCGCCTCGCCGCCCTGCCCGCCCCCGGAGACGGCCAGATCCCCCAGAGCCTGCCGGTAGTCGCGCAGCCGCGCCCGCAAGGCGTCAAGCTGGGAGGAGACGCGCAAATCGCTGGCCTCGGCCGTCAGCGCGTCCAGAGTCTTGAAGGATTCGGCCAGGTAGCGCCGATCCTCGGCCAGGTCCTCGGGCAGGCCGTAAAGCAGATAGTTCTTCTCGTAGCGCCGCACTTCGAGGATGGTGTTGGCAATGACGTGCCCCAGGCGCATGAACTCGAGCTTGTCCTCCATGGTGCGCAGGTCCTCGTAGGAAATGATGCCCATGGCACCGATCCCGAGCACGTAAAGTGTCAGAATAGCGACTATTTTTTGTCGAAGACTGAGGCGGGCGCGAAGGAGGCTGGTCATGAGGTCCCCCGGCTGGACGGATTGGCCTGCCGGCCTGGAGACTTAGCCTACACGCCGTGGCCCCGGGGAACAAGGCCCGGCGGGAATCGCCCCGCCGCCCTTGCCCGCTTTTTTTGCTCAAACGAGCAAAAAAACCCCCTTTTCCCCTTGACTCCTCCCAGGCGAGTCTTAATGCTCTTTTGAGCAAAACAAAGGAGTGATCATGCCGCGTCCCCGTCTGCGCCGGTGCGTCTCCGGCATCCCCAAGGCCACGTATTTCAAGCCGCAAGGCGCGCCCCTGCGGGACTTGCGGGAAATCCGCCTGTCCGTGGAAGGACTCGAGGCCTTGCGCCTGGCCGATGTGGAAGGCCTTACCGCCGAGGCGGCGGCGACGCGCATGGGCGTGTCCCGCCATACCTTCGGCCGGGTGCTGGCCGAGGCCCGGGGCAATGTGGCCCGGGCGCTGACCACCGGTTCGGCGCTTCGCATCGAGGGCGGCGACTACGCCCTGGCCACAGACGCCCGCGCCGCCGGGGACGCGGCTCCAAACGACGCTCCATAAAAGGAGGATGACGTTATGCCACGAGGTGATCGTAGTGGTCCCATGGGTCAGGGTTCCGGCACGGGCCGGGGAGCCGGGTATTGCAGCGGCGCGGGCGCGCCGGGGTTTTCCAGCGCGCCGGGCCGGGGCGGACGGCGAATGGGCATGGGCATGGGACAGGGCCGCATGGGCGGTCGCGGCGGCGTGTGGTGTCGCGGCATGGGGCGCGGCTTCGGCCCCGGTGTTGACGCCGGAACCGAGACGGACGCCGAACGCCAGGCGCTTTTGCAGCAGGCCCAGGCCATGCAGGCCAACCTTGACGCCCTAAACGAACGTCTGGCCAGATTGGAAAAGACGGCCGACCAGGATTAGGAGGGGGGAAGCGGATGCGGGAGTGGGAAACCCTTTGAAAAAAGCGGTAGCCCCTCCCGCGCCCTCCCCTTCCTAAACTTTCTCACGATGACGGCATGCGATAGGGAGCACGTCGTTATCGTCAAGCCCTCTTCCGGAACGTCAAGGAAGGGGAAAACACGCGAGGGGGACAGCCCGGTGGCGGGTTGCCCCTTTCGCGTATCCGTTGCAACGCGACCGAAGGAGTAAGGACATGGCGGAAGAGATGCTTGGAACCGTGCGCGAACAGGCGCTCGCCCTGTGGAAGGAGCACGATCTGCTGGGCGAGCCCATTACGGTCACGGCCCGCACGCTCACGGTGCACGAGGCCATCGGCGACCCCGATGGCGACGATTTCCCGCTGCAAAAAGGCAAGGAACAGCTCATGGAGGCCGTCTTTCGCGGCGAAAAAGGCCAGGCCTTCACGGACCGCTTCGGCGATTTCTCCGGCTCCCTGGCCGACGTGGCCGCCATGGAGCTTACCGGCAACTTCCGCCGGGCCGTGTTCGTCTCCGCGCTCAACGCCACCTGCCGCAGCCTGGGGCTTTGCACCGGCACCGTCCACTGCCGCGACAAGGAACCCAACGACTGCGCCACCGCCTTTCGCGACCACATCGCCGACACCTACGGCAATCCGCGCATCGCCCAGGTCGGCTTCCAGCCCAAGATGATTGAAATCCTGAGCAGCCGCTTCACGGTCAAGGTCCTGGACCGCGACCCGGACAACATCGGGTCCGTCAAGCACGGCGCGTCCGTCCACGGCCCCGAAGAACAGGCGTCGATCCTGGACTGGGCCGACCTCATCGTGTCCACGGGCTCGACGCTGGCCAACGACAGCATCGGCGATTTCCTCACCGACAAGCCGGTCATCTTCTACGGCACCACCGTGGCCGGCGCGGCGGCGCTCATGGGCTGGCAACGCTTTTGCGCCAAATCGCGCTGAGTGTCTGGGGGAGAGGAGCCGGGGGGAACCTTTTCTGAAGAAAAGGTTCCCCCCGGACCCCCTTCCCAAAGACTCTTAGTGGTTACAGCGTGTTGCCTGTAACACAGCAGTAACCATTAAGAAGTTTAGGAAGGGGAGAGCGCGAGAGGGGAGAACCCTTTGCAAAAGGGTTTCCCCTCTCGCACCCTCTTATCCCTCTCCTCTCCCCTCCTAAAATAACCAGATATGGTCGAGACCGGCGCCGTCGTGGCCTTCGGTGCGCCGTTCCCGCAGGATGGTTGCCGGCCGCCCGGCGGCCACCATGTTGTCCGGCACGTCGTGGGTGACCAGCGCCCCGGCGGCGACGATGGCCTGCCGGCCGACGGTCACGCCGGGCAGCAGCACCGCCCCGGAATAGACCTTGGCGTAGTCGCCGATGACCACCGGCTTGTAGGTCCGCTTGATGTGCGAAGCCTCGCCGTGGCTATGGGTGAAAACGCGCACGTCCTCGGCCACGGCCACGTCGTTGCCGATGCGCACCCCACCTTTGGTGTCCAGAAAGACGTTGCGGTTGAAAAACACGTTGTCTCCGACGGTCAGCAGTTGGGGGAAATTGAACCGCATGTTTTCCTCGGCCGTAAAGACCGCGCCGCAAGCCCCGAAAAGCCGTCTGGCCAACAGCCGCCGAAACG
This window contains:
- a CDS encoding acyltransferase — encoded protein: MPEAVQEILAIMDAPPMELEAIAHIRLYAETLPKAEEYPLTPALRHLHFLWDTFDKLPLCLVVSFSIPFRRLLARRLFGACGAVFTAEENMRFNFPQLLTVGDNVFFNRNVFLDTKGGVRIGNDVAVAEDVRVFTHSHGEASHIKRTYKPVVIGDYAKVYSGAVLLPGVTVGRQAIVAAGALVTHDVPDNMVAAGRPATILRERRTEGHDGAGLDHIWLF
- a CDS encoding DUF134 domain-containing protein, whose translation is MPRPRLRRCVSGIPKATYFKPQGAPLRDLREIRLSVEGLEALRLADVEGLTAEAAATRMGVSRHTFGRVLAEARGNVARALTTGSALRIEGGDYALATDARAAGDAAPNDAP
- a CDS encoding Rossmann-like domain-containing protein; this encodes MAEEMLGTVREQALALWKEHDLLGEPITVTARTLTVHEAIGDPDGDDFPLQKGKEQLMEAVFRGEKGQAFTDRFGDFSGSLADVAAMELTGNFRRAVFVSALNATCRSLGLCTGTVHCRDKEPNDCATAFRDHIADTYGNPRIAQVGFQPKMIEILSSRFTVKVLDRDPDNIGSVKHGASVHGPEEQASILDWADLIVSTGSTLANDSIGDFLTDKPVIFYGTTVAGAAALMGWQRFCAKSR
- a CDS encoding DUF5320 domain-containing protein, with the protein product MPRGDRSGPMGQGSGTGRGAGYCSGAGAPGFSSAPGRGGRRMGMGMGQGRMGGRGGVWCRGMGRGFGPGVDAGTETDAERQALLQQAQAMQANLDALNERLARLEKTADQD
- a CDS encoding sensor histidine kinase, which codes for MGIISYEDLRTMEDKLEFMRLGHVIANTILEVRRYEKNYLLYGLPEDLAEDRRYLAESFKTLDALTAEASDLRVSSQLDALRARLRDYRQALGDLAVSGGGQGGEAALKLREVGKGLTEAADAVVEFERGRIRALIRLLGAQLLLAVSVSVALGVALPLLMFRKIFKPLGIIRAATQDIAAGRFKEIQVVNTNDEIEQVMEAMNRMVAEIERRQDQLVQTKKLSSIGTLTAGVAHQLNNPLNNISTSSQIALDELETADPAFLRKLLANIHQETLRARDIVQGLLEFSRAREFSLRPVPLSELAGRTLRLVSSQGGSGVRLTSDVPDDLVIPADASRLQEALLNLLINGIQAVDGKGEVSLAARRDADAGQAVITVSDTGPGIPEEIRSRVFDPFYTTKEEGKGTGLGLSIVYGIVEKHAGKITVDSAPGKGAVFTIRLPLSEAGAGKMDGPA
- a CDS encoding sigma-54-dependent transcriptional regulator, whose protein sequence is MKRARVLVVDDEPIARENLVHILIKAGHRASAAGDGNEALILLAGEPFDLVLTDLRMPGMDGMELLAAIKRRSPETEVIVVTGHAAVETAVTAMRLGAFTYVSKPIHVEEVLAQVGKALEKNAMRREITRLRQSVDPASGLSRLIGGSDPMEALRQSILQVARLECNVLITGETGTGKELVARTIHDLSPRSKGRFMAVNCGAFSEELISNELFGHEREAFTGAGARRKGLIEAAAGGTLFLDEIGELPLSMQVKLLRVLQERTFLRVGGTEEAPMDARVLSATNKDLRKESETGAFRQDLFYRLDVITVHVPPLSERREDIPELARHFLVKHAAASGRSVQLSPEVLDKLLLYEYPGNVRELENIVQKALAVCEGDVIEPVHLLADLRDERIRPTRGARRDWPTLEAHEKSYIRDVLEEVEGNKSKAARILGIDRVSLWRKVKRYGLE